Proteins from a single region of Phycisphaeraceae bacterium D3-23:
- a CDS encoding FHA domain-containing protein, translated as MAYLQVLSGPQDAGRWNPLDLGTWVVGRDNGTAFQLSDRYISKWQFRIIRERPTDHFSIEPIERAAPTTVGGVLLARRRQLDIGDQIQAGNTILCLTADQPGQTSEDPELKDMGARDEQTLRE; from the coding sequence ATGGCATACCTACAAGTTCTTTCGGGCCCGCAAGACGCGGGGCGTTGGAACCCTCTAGACCTCGGCACCTGGGTGGTCGGGCGCGATAACGGCACGGCGTTCCAGCTCAGCGACCGCTACATCTCGAAGTGGCAGTTTCGCATCATTCGCGAGCGTCCGACCGACCACTTTTCCATCGAGCCGATCGAACGCGCCGCGCCCACCACAGTCGGTGGAGTTCTGCTCGCCCGTCGTCGACAGCTGGACATCGGCGACCAGATACAGGCAGGCAACACCATCTTGTGTCTGACGGCGGACCAACCCGGGCAGACATCCGAAGACCCAGAACTCAAGGACATGGGAGCTCGGGACGAACAAACACTGAGGGAGTAG